The proteins below are encoded in one region of Penicillium psychrofluorescens genome assembly, chromosome: 4:
- a CDS encoding uncharacterized protein (ID:PFLUO_006354-T1.cds;~source:funannotate), giving the protein MATAAQKRVNLAVSRVIPPVLLGAVVYASYAVTKPLCIDYLIHPQPSYNRSPRVGAGAAILVLHYVLLIPVITTYARLLYYVTWKPGYLPLGAERVQEEASKPSSKRHRRKRTMKKAGDAEKEARRQSDPEHGLDQNAGGKAFQLDSEGLERFYTKDVFVCQEDGRPPYCSSCCQFKTDRAHHCREVDRCVRKMDHFCPWVGGVVSETSLKFFIQFVVYTSFYCILVFIASVYFTAELRHNTGSVNPYWCVCIGLGGFFGLFTCGMTLSSLQLASLNLSTIENLNRGSAIWTLAVRVPEHLLERLWVSESPWAPPFRMVSYPAKPLSPPSSPPSSQTQIDAQPAEESTPDRHVFAILQTLPGENPFDLGSAWKNLRQVMGDSVAEWLLPLKQSPCADHTSLESAYALGPVVTRLKQEAGLEAAPPPPPPAERCEARNHRR; this is encoded by the exons atGGCGACTGCCGCGCAGAAGCGCGTCAATCTCGCCGTTTCGAGAGTCATTCCaccggtgctgctgggcgcggTCGTGTACGCAAGCTATGCGGTTACAAAACCCCTTTGCA TCGACTACCTTATCCATCCCCAGCCCTCCTATAACCGATCCCCCCGagtcggcgccggcgccgcgATCCTCGTGCTCCACTATGTCCTCTTAATCCCCGTCATCACTACCTATGCACGGCTTCTGTATTATGTGACCTGGAAACCGGGGTATCTCCCGCTCGGCGCGGAACGCGTGCAGGAGGAGGCCTCCAAGCCCTCATCAAAACGGCATCGAAGAAAGCGCACCATGAAGAAAGCCGGTGATGCAGAGAAGGAGGCGAGACGACAATCAGACCCGGAGCATGGATTAGATCAGAATGCGGGAGGGAAGGCTTTTCAGTTGGACTCGGAAGGACTGGAACGCTTTTATACCAAAGATGTCTTCGTCTGTCAGGAAGACGGTCGGCCACCGTATTGCTCCTCGTGCTGTCAATTCAAGACAGACCGTGCGCACCACTGTCGAGAAGTTGATCGCTGCGTTCGCAAGATGGATCATTTTTGTCCCTG GGTCGGCGGCGTGGTGTCAGAGACATCGCTGAAATTCTTCATTCAGTTTGTCGTGTATACCTCCTTCTACTGCATTCTTGTTTTTATCGCGTCTGTCTACTTTACAGCCGAGCTGCGACACAAT ACTGGAAGCGTCAATCCATATTGGTGTGTCTGCATTGGACT GGGTGGATTCTTTGGACTATTCACCTGCGGCATGACGCTCAGTTCTCTACAACTTGCATCTTTGAATCTCTCCACGATTGAGAATCTCAACCGCGGATCTGCCATTTGGACGCTCGCCGTCCGCGTCCCAGAACACCTTCTCGAACGACTATGGGTCTCCGAGTCCCCTTGGGCTCCCCCATTCCGCATGGTCTCCTACCCCGCAAAGCCCCTTTCACCTCCATCTTCGCCCCCATCATCCCAAACACAAATCGACGCGCAACCCGCAGAAGAATCGACACCAGACCGCCACgtcttcgccatcctccaAACCCTACCCGGTGAAAACCCATTCGACCTGGGCAGCGCGTGGAAGAACCTGCGCCAAGTCATGGGCGACAGCGTGGCAGAGTGGCTGCTTCCGCTGAAACAAAGCCCCTGCGCCGACCACACCAGCTTGGAAAGCGCCTATGCCTTGGGGCCTGTGGTGACGCGCTTGAAGCAGGAGGCAGGGCTAGAAGcggcaccgccaccgccaccgcccgCTGAGAGGTGTGAAGCGAGGAATCATAGACGATGA
- a CDS encoding uncharacterized protein (ID:PFLUO_006355-T1.cds;~source:funannotate) — protein sequence MTINAGDPFMTHYDGSYLFTYSTNDNITLKRSRAMTDNWDNAEEKLLFNPNPSSGAPWATDLWAPEIHHIGDRWYIIFSATPDADAPHPLQDAMCPFECPAINHRMFVLESDGPDPWTSNYNMKGMLNTFDQFAIDGTYFQYKDQLYHIYSCWENTYSAWPANLCITHLNSPWNVSSSLLDRRMISVPTEPWEQVPYGRPVRLATNEGPQQLTNPKTGQNFVIYSAARVNTPFYCLGMLELVGDDPMNYQSWRKHRDGCVFHQNPDAGIYGTGHASYTTSPDGTESYVVYHAQTTDNPSANIYRTVRTQKFAWNEDGTPNFPKALNGPFPVPKGQS from the exons ATGACAATCAACGCTGGCGATCC aTTCATGACGCACTACGATGGTTCGTATTTGTTCACATATTCGACCAACGATAATATCACCTTGAAACGTTCTCGTGCTATGACGGATAATTGGGACAATGCGGAAGAAAAACTTCTCTTCAATCCTAATCCCTCTAGTGGTGCACCGTGGGCCACAGAT CTATGGGCCCCAGAGATCCATCACATTGGAGATCGCTGGTACATCATTTTCAGCGCAACACCCGACGCAGATGCACCTCACCCactccaggatgccatgTGCCCTTTCGAGTGTCCCGCTATCAACCACCGGATGTTCGTACTAGAAAGTGACGGTCCCGACCCCTGGACTTCGAATTATAACATGAAGGGAATGCTCAATACATTCGACCAGTTCGCTATCGATGGAACCTACTTCCAATACAAAGATCAGCTTTATCATATCTACAGTTGCTGGGAGAATACATACAGTGCCTGGCCTGCAAATCTCTGCATCACTCACCTGAACAGCCCTTGGAACGTTTCCTCCAGCCTCCTTGACAGACGGATGATTTCTGTCCCCACTGAGCCCTGGGAACAAGTTCCGTACGGGCGACCTGTCCGGCTTGCGACGAATGAAGGCCCGCAACAACTCACCAATCCCAAAACGGGTCAGAACTTCGTCATATACTCGGCAGCTCGGGTGAATACGCCTTTCTATTGCCTGGGTATGTTGGAGCTTGTGGGTGATGATCCGATGAATTATCAAAGTTGGCGAAAGCACCGAGACGGCTGCGTCTTCCACCAGAATCCTGATGCTGGTATCTACGGAACGGGTCATGCGAGCTACACGACTAGTCCCGATGGGACGGAGAGTTATGTTGTCTATCATGCGCAGACGACGGATAATCCTTCAG CGAATATCTATCGTACGGTTCGTACGCAGAAGTTTGCCTGGAATGAAGATGGAACGCCGAACTTCCCAAAGGCCCTGAATGGCCCATTTCCAGTGCCCAAAGGTCAAAGCTAG
- a CDS encoding uncharacterized protein (ID:PFLUO_006356-T1.cds;~source:funannotate) gives MDEKHSTGVSQEVVQSTFSKPQARKPYDPNVTFEEYHYYANKTREEESTYAPPKFSWRDLVSKTPDGVEESHLSATDFADENRLHISDEEWANASRSFRSASWGACWYLIAEDIMGPYGSGFTMGTLGWGPGVVFYTVFGLMAGYSGYLIWRVFLGVDSYQFPVKNYGDLGYRTWGKYGRHVTNVLQGVSLLFLVSSVTLVFGENISQVSRFQLCYAVCPLIFAFVGLFFSQIRSLKAYGWVANAGVWMNVFVIIMTMGVMANTPPNYAISRLGSAGSAVDSSTIMPDKDGNYPPIIHYNNIPPNGLVGTVNGMLSGVLAYAGAQLFVEFMAEMRRPMDFIKAMWGAQFFIYSLYLTYGCVVYHLQGQYSFNPSYQGVSIYGWQTVGNMVSLCASLISGGLYGNIGIKVIYNNIFLDILGAPPLTTKRGKIFYACIVPMYWTVAFIIAAAIPDFFGLNSIISASMLLNLTYTLPPIFALGFDIQKNAIRSERGEGFDPVTGQVRREGSTVQRWMRGFFSGGKIQVAINTWHIVYFLASLSMCGLGIWAATEGMITAFTIPQLNSFSCVSPLNLNAQ, from the exons ATGGACGAGAAGCACAGCACAGGCGTCTCCCAGGAGGTGGTGCAGAGCACCTTTAGTAAGCCCCAGGCTCGCAAACCGTATGATCCGAACGTGACGTTCGAGGAGTACCACTACTATGCGAACAAAACAAGGGAGGAGGAGTCAACTTACGCACCTCCGAAATTCAGCTGGCGCGACCTCGTTTCGAAGACGCCAGATGGGGTGGAGGAATCCCACCTGTCAGCAACGGATTTCGCAGACGAGAATCGGCTTCATATCTCTGACGAAGAATGGGCTAATGCCAGTCGTTCGTTCAGGTCGGCGTCATGGGGGGCTT GCTGGTATCTCATTGCCGAAG ATATCATGGGTCCATATGGCAGTGGATTCACTATGGGAACATTGGGATGGGGCCCAG GTGTCGTATTCTACACTGTATTTGGCTTGATGGCTGGATACTCCGGCTACCTGATCTGGCGCGTCTTCTTGGGTGTTGACAGCTACCAGTTCCCGGTCAAGAACTACGGCGATCTTGGATACCGGACTTGGGGCAAATATGGCCGCCATGTGACGAATGTTCTCCAGGGAGTGTCCCTGTTGTTCCTGGTTTCTTCGGTCACTTTGGTATTCGGAGAGAACATCTCTCAAGTGTCCAGGTTCCAACTGTGCTATGCCGTCTGTCCGTTGATCTTCGCTTTCGTTGGCCTCTTCTTTTCGCAAATTCGCAGCCTCAAAGCCTATGGATGGGTAGCCAACGCTGGGGTATGGATGAACGTGTTTGTGATTATCATGACGATGGGGGTCATGGCCAACACACCCCCTAACTACGCGATCTCGAGATTGGGATCAGCAGGGAGTGCGGTAGACTCATCTACTATCATGCCCGACAAGGATGGGAATTATCCACCGATTATACATTACAACAATATCCCTCCCAATGGCTTAGTCGGCACGGTAAATGGCATGCTATCTGGCGTACTGGCCTACGCTGGGGCGCAGCTGTTCGTCGAATTTATGGCTGAGATGCGCCGTCCTATGGACTTTATCAAGGCGATGTGGGGAGCGCAGTTCTTCATCTACAGCTTGTACTTGACCTACGGATGTGTCGTCTACCACCTTCAAGGTCAATACTCCTTCAATCCCAGCTACCAGGGCGTCAGCATATACGGCTGGCAAACAGTGGGAAACATGGTTTCACTTTGCGCCTCCCTCATCAGCGGTGGGTTGTACGGGAACATCGGCATCAAGGTCATCTACAACAATATCTTCTTGGATATCTTGGGCGCACCACCACTGACCACGAAGCGCGGCAAGATCTTCTACGCATGCATCGTTCCGATGTACTGGACTGTCGCCTTCATAATCGCCGCAGCCATCCCGGACTTTTTTGGCCTGAACAGCATCATCTCTGCCTCCATGCTTCTCAACCTGACTTATACCCTTCCCCCCATTTTCGCGCTCGGTTTCGATATTCAAAAGAATGCCATCCGGTCCGAGCGCGGAGAAGGCTTCGACCCTGTAACCGGACAAGTGCGCAGGGAGGGATCTACCGTTCAGCGATGGATGCGTGGCTTCTTCAGCGGGGGAAAGATTCAGGTCGCTATCAATACCTGGCATATCGTTTATTTCCTGGCGTCTCTATCTATGTGTGGCTTGGGTATTTGGGCTGCTACCGAAG GTATGATCACTGCATTCACAATTCCGCAATTGAACTCGTTCTCTTGCGTGTCGCCGCTGAACCTGAACGCCCAATGA
- a CDS encoding uncharacterized protein (ID:PFLUO_006357-T1.cds;~source:funannotate) has product MSSTYYRNLSPGRHQYMDDPMRASTGMMHLGSSYDPHETPRSSRDGYDGYRSDVPHRSSSTRLPSHRLEAQPVASQTYRDPGQSTKRRTEYNVRPKPRSNTLDQYDTPMRLAVPSSSSHHRPSPVITSGRHHSPNPSPRDSGQYLAPASARDGGRHRRVYNTDYASDTGRRHPHDADRRTGHRSSRVHPRSHPPHPAYDGMRKGEDLDDYDAYSYTTPREQFDVDYPVRTSHRAPRHKERPLSMTEMDDPPPWLVRSKEPRSHGPPPSYRGFDKLDTEHEGRPRNSAHGADDGPATSRSKRGPYEPALVSAHHDSDDGYSSHPEKHGRHRSRRDPPRSHHKGDHDRYADDRPSRRHTDMERMAPGLGTVALAGGAYSDMEDYNHHSSRRSRGNPRDYDRGYDRVQPPSREPDSPERSKQLSLEPDSSHGRSRPSRRSQKPAESESDIHSSDEDLRNYRREPSSSERRRHSSTDSSSDADRSSRRTRDRSSHRPRPSGSERTSDDSRHSRSGDDKPRRPIAVEPPSFKEPEASRKGILKAPRPSFPEERNPVREGVAPLKDAHEQGVPPGARWTKIDRRLVNPAALEMGNERFEERSDYVIALRVLSKEEIQAYAIKTKEIRDARHQESVRDRRHHRDESHRRGHRSNESSSATDDEDEEDETPKAIEAPPKPTSEQDKLSLPSRPRESTHTATESERPRMNPTAVPAEERSH; this is encoded by the exons ATGAGCTCGACATACTACCGGAATCTGTCCCCCGGGCGGCACCAGTACATGGACGATCCGATGCGGGCTTCCACGGGGATGATGCATCTGGGCTCGTCCTACGATCCGCACGAGACCCCGCGGAGCAGCCGCGATGGTTATGACGGTTACCGATCGGATGTGCCGCATCGGAGCTCATCCACTCGTCTCCCCAGCCACAGACTCGAAGCCCAGCCCGTCGCCTCGCAAACCTACCGAGACCCGGGTCAGTCGACCAAAAGACGAACCGAGTACAATGTTCGACCGAAGCCCCGGAGCAATACACTGGACCAGTATGACACGCCCATGAGACTTGCGGtgccgtcttcttcgtcccATCACCGGCCGTCGCCGGTGATCACTTCTGGTCGTCACCACTCGCCCAACCCATCGCCCCGGGATTCCGGTCAATATCTGGCTCCTGCGTCCGCTCGAGATGGAGGGCGTCATCGTCGAGTTTATAACACCGACTACGCGAGTGATACGGGCCGGCGACATCCCCATGATGCAGATCGACGAACAGGGCACCGTAGCTCCCGCGTTCATCCACGGAGTCACCCCCCGCATCCAGCATATGATGGTATGAGGAAGGGCGAAGATCTTGATGACTACGATGCATACTCCTATACCACTCCTAGAGAGCAATTTGATGTGGACTACCCGGTCCGGACGAGCCACCGAGCACCACGGCACAAGGAACGACCGCTCAGCATGACGGAGATGGATGATCCTCCACCGTGGCTGGTGCGTAGCAAGGAGCCCCGGTCTCACGGGCCGCCGCCAAGCTATCGTGGCTTTGACAAGCTCGACACCGAACACGAAGGACGCCCACGAAACTCGGCCCATGGCGCGGACGATGGTCCTGCTACTTCCAGATCGAAACGAGGGCCGTACGAACCTGCTCTCGTTTCGGCCCACCATGACTCCGATGATGGCTACTCTTCACATCCAGAAAAGCACGGGCGTCACCGTTCCCGGCGCGATCCTCCCAGGTCCCATCACAAGGGAGATCATGACCGATATGCGGATGATAGACCTTCTAGGAGACATACAGATATGGAGCGGATGGCCCCAGGACTAGGCACAGTGGCCCTGGCCGGTGGTGCCTATTCAGACATGGAGGACTACAACCACCATTCCTCCAGACGCAGCCGCGGAAATCCTCGCGACTATGACCGCGGGTACGATCGGGTCCAACCCCCATCCCGCGAGCCAGACAGCCCTGAACGAAGCAAGCAATTATCCCTAGAGCCCGACTCCAGTCATGGTCGCAGTCGACCAAGCAGGCGCTCTCAAAAGCCCGCCGAGAGTGAATCGGACATACACTCATCCGATGAAGATCTCCGCAACTACCGGCGCGAACCATCTTCATCAGAGCGTCGCAGACACAGCAGCACAGACAGTTCCAGCGACGCTGATCGATCAAGCAGACGGACCCGGGATCGCTCGTCGCACCGGCCCCGGCCCTCGGGGTCTGAAAGAACGTCGGATGACTCTCGACACTCGCGGTCCGGTGATGACAAGCCGAGAAGACCCATTGCAGTGGAGCCACCCAGTTTCAAAGAGCCCGAGGCTTCCCGGAAAGGTATCCTGAAAGCCCCCCGGCCCAGCTTCCCCGAGGAGCGCAACCCCGTGCGCGAAGGTGTTGCGCCGCTCAAAGATGCCCATGAACAGGGGGTTCCGCCGGGTGCGCGATGGACGAAGATTGATCGGAGGCTCGTCAATccggcggcgctggagatgggCAACGAGCGGTTCGAGGAGCGGTCGGACTATGTCATTGCCCTGCGAGTGTTGAGCAAGGAGGAGATTCAAGCGTATGCTATCAAGACGAAGGAGATCCGAG ATGCTCGGCACCAAGAGTCTGTACGAGACAGGCGTCATCACAGAGACGAGTCTCATCGTCGCGGCCATCGCTCTAACGAGTCCTCGAGTGCTActgacgacgaggatgaagaagatgagacCCCGAAGGCGATTGAAGCCCCGCCGAAGCCGACCTCAGAGCAGGACAAGCTTTCTTTGCCCTCGCGGCCGCGCGAATCGACTCACACGGCGACAGAATCTGAGCGGCCTCGGATGAACCCTACTGCTGTGCCCGCCGAGGAAAGATCTCATTAG
- a CDS encoding uncharacterized protein (ID:PFLUO_006358-T1.cds;~source:funannotate), translated as MVQADLVPSPVPANYKEDPVEDPLRHSSSGHPGSQQSQHSLQQPRSAGLVQPQKPGPASPIQPATSIPSGTYSHRLGNSVLQPQSPYGPPSQESPYYTTHPTPYTTSSTPGQYHSSGPPDLMATTAQMQRPYPPIYHTPQSGSPASVASQPPHDQHGRHIYTQSPQMAPQMYGYPPYSPMNPVQPSPYATHPSPQQNPLTTQSMMMPPQTTSAQMPPHSSALSNSPILKMDSSQQPTPPQRAMLNPPLPGPGNPSMQANNAHQSPPLGTSSSAAPGPIPATTPLVVRQDSNGVQWIAFEYSRDRIKMEYTIRCDVESVNVDNLSQEFKTENCVYPRACCSKDQYRGNRLVYETECNAVGWALAQLNQALQGKRGLIQRAVDSWRNSNQDPRLRSRRVRRQAKINRRASAPAPAPPPHMAAASPVAPGIGGGGHMAPPAPRPNLGSMSMAHQHMHHHHAHAQPDGSPNHEEVSGRLPSATDLRPAQVFHGSLNLPAAPSSSAGPSMPPLHQGNSNFNPVGRHHPIATPSRGADDDTDEQNPTHAELFGSLPGGKRRKFLQVDDPQRGARVRVKILLDDVKMHEIPDSYRRSNAVYPRTYFPVQMKDAPGQVVPGKRFFRDDAEQADDAEAATVSRTLVPAPSLDGGEREIAVPQLSRRKHRKEVLLNDLAYRMSWSQSRAFAGRTLFLQRSLDAYRNKMRSSMLAAGQDPATIPDHFDTRRGKRRFLERAGRNLATESGETHGSAAQRSAEEVEG; from the exons ATGGTACAGGCTGACCTTGTTCCTTCGCCCGTTCCTGCCAACTACAAGGAAGATCCTGTGGAAGATCCG CTTCGTCACAGCAGTTCGGGGCATCCGGGCTCACAACAGTCTCAGCACTCCTTACAACAACCTCGATCAGCCGGACTTGTACAACCACAGAAGCCCGGCCCTGCGTCGCCTATTCAACCCGCGACCTCGATCCCCTCGGGCACATACTCCCACCGCCTAGGAAACAGCGTCCTACAGCCCCAGAGCCCATACGGACCACCGTCGCAAGAATCACCCTACTACACTACCCACCCGACTCCATACACCACCTCGTCTACCCCGGGGCAGTATCACTCTAGCG GACCGCCCGACCTCATGGCAACCACCGCTCAAATGCAGAGACCATATCCCCCAATCTATCATACTCCTCAGTCCGGCTCACCGGCGTCGGTGGCATCGCAACCACCGCACGACCAGCATGGCCGCCACATCTACACACAGTCGCCCCAGATGGCGCCGCAGATGTATGGATATCCGCCGTACTCACCGATGAACCCCGTCCAGCCCTCACCATACGCCACACACCCGTCTCCTCAGCAAAACCCACTTACAACGCAATCCATGATGATGCCTCCTCAAACCACCTCAGCGCAGATGCCGCCACACTCTTCCGCTCTATCGAACAGCCCCATCCTCAAGATGGACTCGTCGCAGCAACCCACTCCACCGCAACGAGCGATGCTCAACCCGCCGCTCCCTGGACCAGGCAACCCCAGCATGCAGGCCAACAACGCCCATCAAAGCCCGCCGCTAGGaaccagctccagcgcagccCCTGGACCCATTCCCGCCACAACACCGCTGGTCGTGCGGCAGGACAGCAATGGGGTGCAGTGGATTGCTTTTGAGTACTCGCGCGACAGGATCAAGATGGAATACACCATTCGCTGTGACGTCGAGTCAGTGAACGTGGATAACCTCAGCCAGGAGTTCAAGACAGAGAACTGCGTGTATCCGCGAGCGTGCTGCAGCAAGGACCAATACCGGGGTAACCGGCTGGTTTATGAGACCGAGTGCAACGCAGTCGGGTGGGCGCTGGCTCAATTGAACCAGGCCTTGCAAGGAAAGCGCGGACTCATCCAGCGAGCCGTGGATAGTTGGCGAAACAGCAACCAGGATCCTCGGCTGCGCAGTCGGCGGGTTCGCAGGCAGGCCAAGATCAATCGACGGGCATCGGCTCCAGcccctgctcctcctccgcataTGGCTGCCGCCAGTCCGGTCGCTCCTGGAatcggtggtggtggtcatatggcgccgccggcgcctCGCCCGAATCTTGGGTCCATGTCCATGGCTCATCAACATatgcatcatcatcatgctCATGCTCAACCAGATGGAAGCCCAAACCATGAGGAAGTCAGCG GTCGTCTCCCATCTGCAACCGATCTCCGCCCCGCGCAGGTTTTCCACGGCTCTCTTAATCTACCAGcagcgcccagctccagTGCTGGGCCGTCGATGCCGCCGCTCCATCAGGGAAACAGCAACTTCAACCCTGTGGGTCGACACCACCCTATCGCGACGCCCAGCCgcggcgccgacgacgacacgGACGAGCAAAATCCCACGCATGCCGAGCTCTTCGGCTCGCTGCCTGGCGGCAAACGCCGCAAGTTCCTGCAGGTAGACGACCCGCAGCGCGGAGCGCGCGTGCGAGTCAAGATCCTGCTAGACGATGTTAAGATGCACGAGATCCCGGACTCGTACCGCCGCTCAAACGCCGTCTACCCGCGCACCTACTTCCCCGTGCAGATGAAAGACGCGCCGGGCCAGGTCGTTCCGGGGAAGCGCTTCTTCCGAGACGAcgccgagcaggccgacgacgccgaggcAGCGACAGTCAGCCGGACGCTCGTACCTGCGCCGTCGCTGGACGGTGGCGAGCGCGAAATCGCGGTGCCACAGCTCTCGCGGCGCAAGCACCGCAAGGAAGTTCTCCTCAATGACCTTGCCTACCGCATGAGCTGGAGCCAGAGCCGAGCGTTTGCCGGGCGCACGCTATTTTTGCAGCGATCGT TAGACGCTTACCGCAACAAAATGCGAAGCAGTATGTTGGCCGCCGGACAGGACCCGGCTACCATCCCCGACCACTTTGACACGCGACGTGGCAAGCGCCGGTTTCTCGAGCGCGCTGGCCGAAATCTGGCGACTGAGTCTGGTGAGACCCATGGGTCCGCGGCGCAGCGGAGTGCGGAGGAAGTTGAGGGCTAG
- a CDS encoding uncharacterized protein (ID:PFLUO_006359-T1.cds;~source:funannotate), producing the protein MSGPHRRYDNSNYDGRDVPPPPSHRYSQSMRDNSTVTPDVDNLGPASVGGGISGIALGVANTHDRLSGVDAVRGMQNNDGFTGPAERGYHSTPSDNPYVPPAAYSSAESLRHDRSYGSNMALGAATSPPGMQTPGQSSTHLGDEGQSHRSSFINHSRYNSGGGGIISDGPYQRQSHYSGYSGANIPLDINPDEIADDGDDDGFFTPARNRGSHGAAAAAGGAAGGAMLGGFFGKGKGATDSGPEYGPVPGGGGLESGDGEKSARRKHMEGRKKRGWLVGILLAVIILGAIIGGAVGGTLGSRDKSGDGSSNDQSAAQDAADNGDLGKDSAEIKALMNNPELHKVFPGIDYTPWGVQYPLCLKYPPSQNNVTRDMAVLTQLTNNVRLYGTDCNQTEMVLHAIDRLELTDMKVWLGVWIDSNHTTINRQLDQLYKILSETKDTSIFKGIIVGNEALYRAGPDIQTAETNLLGYIKQVRTWAGKHNIDLIIGTSDLGNNWNAELVAACDMVMSNIHPFFAGVSAEVAASWTWDFWQTHDVDLSAGEPNKKQIISETGWPSAGGKDCGASPECDPSTPGSVASIDNMNTYMSDWVCQALENGTEYFWFEAFDEPWKVIYNTPGEDWEDKWGLMDAGRNVKPGLKIPDCNGKTVSS; encoded by the exons ATGTCCGGTCCACATCGGCGATACGACAACTCCAACTACGATGGCCGTGATGtgcccccgccgccatcccaCCGCTACTCGCAGTCGATGCGAGACAACTCGACCGTGACGCCGGACGTGGACAATCTCGGTCCGGCCTCGGTGGGCGGCGGCATCAGTGGGATCGCGCTGGGTGTGGCCAATACCCACGATCGACTGAGCGGCGTCGATGCCGTGCGCGGCATGCAGAACAACGATGGCTTCACAGGGCCCGCCGAACGAGGCTACCACTCAACCCCCTCCGACAACCCCTACGTTCCTCCCGCGGCATATAGTAGCGCCGAGTCATTACGACACGACCGGTCATATGGCTCCAACATGGCTCTGGGTGCGGCGACGTCTCCCCCAGGCATGCAGACACCCGGCCAGTCATCGACACACCTCGGCGATGAGGGCCAATCCCACCGCAGTAGTTTCATAAACCATTCACGCTACAAcagtggtggtggcggcatTATTAGCGACGGGCCCTATCAGCGCCAATCCCACTACAGCGGCTACAGTGGCGCGAACATACCGCTCGACATCAACCCGGATGAGATTGCTGACGACGGTGACGACGATGGATTCTTCACTCCGGCACGGAATCGTGGATCACACGGAGCGGctgctgcagcaggcggTGCGGCCGGTGGGGCAATGTTgggcggcttcttcggaAAGGGCAAGGGTGCCACTGACAGTGGCCCGGAATACGGACCAGTCcctggtggtggcggttTGGAATcgggagatggagagaaatCGGCACGCAGGAAGCACATGGAAGGTCGTAAAAAGCGAGGATGGCTCGTCGGCATCCTGCTTGCTGTCATTATTCTCGGCGCGATCATCGGTGGTGCTGTGGGAGGCACGCTGGGAAGCCGAGATAAATCCGGGGACGGATCATCGAACGATCAGAGCGCGGCGCAGGACGCAGCGGATAATGGAGATCTCGGCAAGGACTCCGCGGAGATCAAGGCGCTGATGAACAACCCAGAGCTGCACAAGGTGTTCCCCGGCATCGACTACACCCCGTGGGGAGTGCAATATCCGCTGTGTCTCAAGTATCCGCCCTCGCAGAACAACGTCACCCGCGACATGGCGGTGCTGACGCAGCTGACGAACAACGTCCGGTTGTACGGCACGGACTGCAACCAGACGGAGATGGTGCTGCATGCGATCGACCGGCTCGAATTGACCGACATGAAGGTCTGGTTGGGCGTGTGGATCGACTCTAATCACACGACGATCAATCGCCAGCTGGATCAGCTCTACAAGATCCTCAGTGAAACCAAGGACACCTCGATTTTCAAAGGGATCATTGTCGGGAACGAGGCTCTGTACCGCGCAGGACCTGACATCCAAACCGCCGAGACCAACCTGCTCGGCTACATCAAACAGGTCCGCACCTGGGCCGGCAAGCACAACATTGACCTAATCATTGGCACCTCCGACCTAGGCAATAACTGGAATGCCGAGTTGGTGGCTGCCTGTGATATGGTCATGTCCAACATCCACCCTTTCTTCGCCGGTGTCAGCGCTGAGGTAGCCGCCTCCTGGACATGGGACTTCTGGCAAACGCACGACGTGGACCTGTCCGCGGGTGAACCCAACAAGAAGCAGATCATATCCGAAACCGGTTGGCCCAGCGCTGGTGGTAAAGACTGCGGTGCGAGCCCTGAGTGTGATCCTTCAACGCCAGGGTCGGTTGCCAGTATCGATAACATGAACACTTACATGTCGGACTGGGTCTGCCAGGCTCTGGAGAACGGCACCGAGTATTTCTG GTTCGAGGCCTTTGACGAGCCCTGGAAAGTCATCTACAATACCCCCGGCGAAGACTGGGAAGATAAATGGGGCCTGATGGACGCCGGGCGCAATGTCAAACCGGGCCTCAAGATTCCAGATTGCAACGGCAAGACTGTCTCGTCATGA